A window of the Agrococcus jejuensis genome harbors these coding sequences:
- a CDS encoding SLC13 family permease, with protein sequence MGLAGAVLVVAGVVLLATGVLPMDAAAAIGERTWPVLLFVVAATIVAELAAVAGVFHAIAERLGAIGLGRAWVVWLLVVALAAVATIMLSLDTTAVLLTPVVVLLARHLRLDPLPFALTTVWIANTGSLLLPVSNLTNLLAEHELGLGPAQFAALMAPAAVVGIVVPAVAVALTHRRSLAARFERQPVEAEPDRVLTIGAGVVVALLVPALVSGVEVWIPASAAALLLLVLVAVRRRAALRWSLVPWQIVALAVGLFLVVETLHARGLASVLAPIVGTSDGLGDLLRLAGSGALLANGVDNLPAYLALEPLATDPLRMAALLVGVNAGALVTPWASLAILLWHDRLVAMGVRLSWGRYMLLSVVVAPVTVVLAVVALWLAHGS encoded by the coding sequence ATCGGCCTCGCGGGCGCCGTGCTCGTGGTCGCCGGCGTCGTGCTGCTCGCGACGGGCGTGCTGCCGATGGATGCGGCTGCCGCGATCGGCGAGCGCACGTGGCCCGTGCTGCTGTTCGTCGTCGCGGCGACGATCGTGGCCGAGCTCGCGGCCGTCGCGGGCGTCTTCCACGCGATCGCCGAGCGGCTCGGTGCCATCGGCCTCGGGCGGGCGTGGGTCGTGTGGCTGCTCGTCGTGGCCCTCGCGGCCGTCGCCACGATCATGCTGTCGCTCGACACGACGGCGGTGCTGCTGACGCCCGTCGTCGTGCTGCTCGCGAGGCACCTGCGGCTCGATCCGCTGCCGTTCGCGCTCACGACGGTGTGGATCGCGAACACGGGCTCGCTGCTGCTGCCGGTGTCGAACCTCACGAACCTGCTCGCCGAGCACGAGCTGGGCCTCGGGCCCGCGCAGTTCGCGGCGCTCATGGCGCCTGCGGCGGTCGTGGGCATCGTCGTGCCCGCCGTCGCCGTCGCGCTCACGCATCGCCGCAGCCTCGCGGCGCGCTTCGAGCGGCAGCCGGTGGAGGCGGAGCCCGACCGCGTGCTGACGATCGGCGCGGGCGTCGTCGTCGCGCTGCTCGTGCCCGCGCTCGTGAGCGGCGTCGAGGTGTGGATCCCCGCATCCGCCGCCGCGCTGCTGCTGCTCGTGCTCGTCGCCGTGCGTCGCCGCGCGGCGCTGCGCTGGTCGCTCGTGCCGTGGCAGATCGTGGCTCTGGCCGTCGGTCTGTTCCTCGTCGTCGAGACGCTGCACGCGCGAGGCCTCGCGAGCGTGCTCGCCCCGATCGTCGGCACGAGCGACGGCCTCGGCGACCTGCTGCGCCTCGCCGGCTCCGGCGCCCTGCTCGCGAACGGCGTCGACAACCTCCCGGCCTACCTCGCGCTCGAGCCGCTCGCGACCGATCCGCTGCGCATGGCTGCGCTGCTCGTGGGCGTCAACGCCGGCGCCCTCGTGACCCCGTGGGCGTCGCTCGCGATCCTGCTGTGGCACGACCGGCTCGTCGCGATGGGCGTGCGCCTGTCGTGGGGTCGCTACATGCTGCTGAGCGTCGTCGTCGCGCCCGTCACGGTCGTGCTCGCGGTCGTCGCGCTGTGGCTGGCGCACGGCTCCTGA
- a CDS encoding PucR family transcriptional regulator: MDRTKAQQLAWLRRIAGDLSSQVLKELDDTLPWYRTMPPSRRAAVGSVAQSGITSFIEWYEDPDAQPWIAADVFGAAPRELLRSVSLQQTLQLIRVVVEVYERRIAGEDTSMREPILLYSRDIAFAAADVYARAAESRGLWDARLEALVVDSILTGEYDEELPSRSAALGWAGHGDCSVLVGVAPPQVDVDVIRRTARHHDADVLVGVQGARLVIVIGRVITDEESPYSFLDIAGALEGSFGAGHLVLGDPVASVVEASRSAKTALAGFAVAKAWRSAPRPVRADDLLPERALAGDPIARQQLVRTIYRPLLDHSSDLLTTLWAYLDNGRSLEATARELFVHPNTVRYRLKRISELIGWDATGARESFMLHAALILGAIQGGEPRR, encoded by the coding sequence TTGGATCGCACGAAGGCGCAGCAGCTCGCGTGGCTGCGCCGCATCGCGGGTGACCTGTCGTCGCAGGTCCTGAAGGAGCTCGACGACACCCTGCCGTGGTACCGCACGATGCCGCCGTCGCGGCGGGCCGCGGTGGGGTCGGTCGCGCAGTCCGGCATCACGTCGTTCATCGAGTGGTACGAGGATCCGGATGCGCAGCCGTGGATCGCGGCCGACGTGTTCGGCGCGGCCCCGCGCGAGCTGCTGCGCTCGGTGAGCCTGCAGCAGACGCTGCAGCTCATCCGCGTCGTCGTCGAGGTGTACGAGCGCCGCATCGCGGGCGAGGACACGTCGATGCGCGAGCCGATCCTGCTCTACTCGCGCGACATCGCCTTCGCCGCCGCCGACGTGTACGCACGGGCGGCGGAGTCGCGCGGGCTGTGGGATGCGCGCCTCGAGGCGCTCGTCGTCGACTCGATCCTCACGGGCGAGTACGACGAGGAGCTGCCGTCGCGGTCGGCAGCGCTCGGCTGGGCCGGGCACGGCGACTGCTCGGTGCTCGTGGGCGTCGCGCCGCCGCAGGTCGACGTCGACGTCATCCGCCGCACGGCACGCCACCACGACGCCGACGTGCTCGTGGGCGTGCAGGGCGCGCGCCTCGTGATCGTGATCGGTCGCGTCATCACCGACGAGGAGTCGCCGTACTCGTTCCTCGACATCGCCGGCGCGCTCGAGGGCTCGTTCGGTGCCGGCCACCTCGTGCTCGGCGACCCCGTCGCGAGCGTCGTCGAGGCGTCGCGGTCGGCGAAGACGGCGCTCGCGGGCTTCGCCGTCGCGAAGGCGTGGCGCAGCGCACCACGGCCCGTGCGCGCCGACGACCTGCTGCCCGAGCGGGCGCTCGCCGGCGACCCCATCGCGCGCCAGCAGCTCGTGCGCACCATCTACCGACCGCTGCTCGACCACTCGAGCGACCTGCTCACCACCCTGTGGGCGTACCTCGACAACGGTCGCTCGCTCGAGGCGACCGCGCGCGAGCTCTTCGTGCACCCCAACACCGTGCGCTACCGGCTCAAGCGCATCTCCGAGCTCATCGGCTGGGATGCGACGGGCGCCCGCGAGTCGTTCATGCTGCACGCCGCGCTCATCCTCGGCGCCATCCAGGGCGGCGAGCCGCGCCGATGA
- a CDS encoding DUF3145 domain-containing protein, with translation MVFIHAAPKALCPHIEWAIGRALGDPAAIRWEDQPVLPGARRAEVPWEGREGSGAAIASALRGWPDVRFEVTEEGGVEGSRWMHTPSLGMTRTTVDALGTVLVSEHRVRAAMELAGRDLAALHRELRGALGTDWDDELEAFRHASDASPVIWLHKAG, from the coding sequence ATGGTGTTCATCCATGCTGCGCCCAAGGCGCTGTGCCCCCACATCGAGTGGGCGATCGGGCGCGCCCTCGGCGACCCCGCCGCCATCCGCTGGGAGGACCAGCCGGTGCTGCCCGGCGCGCGCCGCGCCGAGGTGCCGTGGGAGGGCCGCGAGGGCTCGGGTGCCGCGATCGCCAGCGCGCTGCGCGGCTGGCCGGACGTGCGCTTCGAGGTCACCGAGGAGGGCGGCGTCGAGGGATCGCGATGGATGCACACCCCGAGCCTCGGCATGACCCGCACGACGGTCGACGCGCTCGGCACCGTGCTCGTCTCCGAGCACCGCGTGCGCGCCGCCATGGAGCTCGCGGGCCGCGACCTCGCGGCGCTGCACCGCGAGCTGCGCGGTGCGCTCGGCACCGACTGGGACGACGAGCTCGAGGCGTTCCGTCACGCGAGCGACGCGAGCCCCGTCATCTGGCTGCACAAGGCCGGCTGA
- a CDS encoding DUF1684 domain-containing protein — MSSEQDHAAFRRRREQSVQAAQGALALVTTAWITEPTTIDGVPGTWAPTPAGDGVALTATEADDVTVDGRVVDGTVVVHPHDGMTPSRVRFDDTRTGYVLTRSGGVGVRIWDAESDAIERFEGFAAYDYDPAWVLEGTFEAEGVETRVGRSQGGERVERMAGTVRATIEGHDVALLALPDGDALQIVFADATTGDETYGVGRFLFVRPRRDGSVELDFNRAVVPPCSMSDQFNCPLPPAQNRLPFAVRAGEQRPLLAESPVA, encoded by the coding sequence ATGAGCTCCGAGCAGGACCACGCAGCCTTCCGCCGTCGGCGTGAGCAGAGCGTGCAGGCGGCACAGGGCGCGCTCGCGCTCGTCACGACCGCGTGGATCACCGAGCCCACCACGATCGACGGCGTGCCGGGCACGTGGGCGCCGACGCCCGCGGGCGACGGCGTCGCGCTGACCGCGACCGAGGCCGACGACGTGACGGTCGACGGCCGCGTCGTCGACGGCACCGTCGTCGTGCACCCGCACGACGGCATGACGCCGAGCCGCGTGCGCTTCGACGACACCCGCACCGGCTACGTGCTCACGCGCTCCGGCGGCGTGGGCGTACGCATCTGGGATGCGGAGTCCGACGCCATCGAGCGCTTCGAGGGCTTCGCCGCCTACGACTACGACCCCGCCTGGGTGCTCGAGGGCACGTTCGAGGCCGAGGGCGTCGAGACGCGCGTCGGCCGCAGCCAGGGCGGCGAGCGCGTGGAGCGCATGGCCGGCACGGTGCGCGCGACGATCGAGGGGCACGACGTGGCGCTGCTGGCGCTGCCCGACGGCGATGCGCTGCAGATCGTGTTCGCGGATGCGACGACGGGCGACGAGACGTACGGCGTCGGCCGGTTCCTGTTCGTGCGCCCGCGCCGCGACGGCTCGGTCGAGCTCGACTTCAACCGCGCGGTCGTGCCGCCCTGCTCGATGAGCGACCAGTTCAACTGCCCGCTGCCGCCGGCGCAGAACCGCCTGCCATTCGCGGTGCGCGCGGGGGAGCAGCGTCCGCTGCTCGCCGAGTCGCCCGTCGCCTGA
- a CDS encoding beta-ketoacyl-ACP synthase III, with amino-acid sequence MTTLHIPATRPGSRILSVGAARGDLNVVNDDLVGPIDSSDEWIRQRTGIISRKRASADVTLLDLCLAAANEAIEKSGIEASQIGAVLLSTISHHVATPSLASLIADRIGATPAAAYDISAACAGYAYGIAQADALVRAGTSEYVLVIGAEKLSEVVDPTDRSISFLLGDGAGAVVVGPSDTPGISKSIWGSDGSKWDTIRMTSPYTDIASGAPWPTLRQDGQTVFRWAVWEMAKVAKRALEEAGVTADDLAAFIPHQANMRIVDEFAKQLKLPDTVAIARDIETTGNTSAASIPLATHRLLEEHPELSGGLALQIGFGAGLVYGAQVVVLP; translated from the coding sequence ATGACCACGCTGCACATCCCCGCGACCCGCCCCGGCTCGCGCATCCTCTCGGTCGGCGCCGCCCGCGGCGACCTGAACGTGGTGAACGACGACCTCGTCGGGCCCATCGACTCGTCCGACGAGTGGATCCGCCAGCGCACCGGCATCATCTCGCGCAAGCGCGCCTCGGCCGACGTCACGCTGCTCGACCTGTGCCTCGCCGCTGCGAACGAGGCGATCGAGAAGTCGGGCATCGAGGCGTCGCAGATCGGCGCCGTGCTGCTGTCGACGATCTCGCACCACGTCGCGACGCCGTCGCTCGCATCGCTCATCGCCGACCGCATCGGCGCGACACCCGCCGCCGCCTACGACATCTCGGCCGCGTGCGCCGGATACGCGTACGGCATCGCGCAGGCCGACGCCCTCGTGCGCGCCGGCACGAGCGAGTACGTGCTCGTCATCGGCGCCGAGAAGCTGTCGGAGGTCGTCGACCCCACCGACCGCTCCATCTCGTTCCTGCTCGGCGACGGCGCGGGCGCCGTCGTCGTCGGCCCGTCCGACACGCCCGGCATCTCGAAGTCCATCTGGGGCTCCGACGGGTCGAAGTGGGACACCATCCGCATGACCTCGCCCTACACCGACATCGCGTCGGGGGCGCCGTGGCCCACGCTGCGGCAGGACGGCCAGACCGTCTTCCGCTGGGCCGTGTGGGAGATGGCGAAGGTCGCCAAGCGCGCCCTCGAGGAGGCCGGCGTCACCGCCGACGACCTCGCCGCGTTCATCCCCCACCAGGCGAACATGCGCATCGTCGACGAGTTCGCGAAGCAGCTGAAGCTGCCGGACACCGTGGCGATCGCCCGCGACATCGAGACGACCGGCAACACGTCGGCCGCCTCGATCCCGCTCGCCACCCACCGCCTGCTCGAGGAGCACCCCGAGCTCTCCGGCGGCCTCGCCCTGCAGATCGGCTTCGGAGCCGGTCTCGTGTATGGCGCGCAGGTCGTCGTCCTCCCATAG
- a CDS encoding NAD(P)/FAD-dependent oxidoreductase, which produces MDRHDVIVLGAGLAGLRAATRLATSGLDVVILEAEDAVGGRQRTDAVDGFLLDRGFQVLNPAYPAVRRWVDVDALGLRSFPIGVRVRREHGLVELAHPTRHPSRLRATLASGLLDPRELAALAAWAAPPIAAPRHTIHAARDGDDARLAEEWDRLGVDGPLRREVLEPFLAGVLAEGTGATSDAFVRLLVRMFALGRPGLPAGGIQALPEQLAASAQDAGAEVRLGHRAEGIAIDSDAARVDVVGGDPVHADAVIVAVGPEHVASLADVRAPATRGLQTWWLDAPASPTRSRMLHLDGTRSGPVLHAAVVSGTAPTYAPRGRFLVEATCLLGSATEADVRAQLRLVWGAEVETWRLLRRDDVRHALPAQAPPLRTTTRARVGERTYVAGDHRDTASIQGALASGDRVARRVLADLDA; this is translated from the coding sequence ATGGATCGCCACGACGTCATCGTGCTGGGCGCAGGGCTCGCAGGCCTCCGCGCCGCGACGCGCCTCGCCACCTCCGGGCTCGACGTCGTGATCCTCGAAGCCGAGGATGCCGTCGGCGGTCGCCAGCGCACCGACGCGGTCGACGGCTTCCTGCTCGACCGCGGCTTCCAGGTGCTGAACCCCGCGTACCCGGCGGTGCGACGCTGGGTCGACGTCGACGCGCTCGGGCTGCGGTCGTTCCCGATCGGCGTGCGCGTGCGCCGCGAGCACGGGCTCGTCGAGCTCGCGCATCCGACGCGGCATCCCTCGCGCCTGCGCGCGACGCTCGCGAGCGGCCTCCTCGACCCGCGCGAGCTCGCGGCCCTCGCGGCGTGGGCCGCACCGCCGATCGCAGCCCCTCGGCACACGATCCACGCGGCCCGCGACGGCGACGACGCCCGACTCGCCGAGGAGTGGGACCGCCTCGGCGTCGACGGCCCGCTGCGCCGCGAGGTGCTCGAGCCGTTCCTCGCCGGCGTGCTCGCCGAGGGCACCGGCGCGACGTCGGATGCCTTCGTGCGCCTGCTCGTGCGCATGTTCGCGCTCGGTCGCCCCGGGCTGCCGGCCGGCGGCATCCAGGCGCTGCCCGAGCAGCTCGCCGCATCGGCGCAGGATGCGGGGGCCGAGGTCCGCCTCGGCCACCGCGCCGAGGGCATCGCGATCGACAGCGACGCCGCACGGGTCGACGTCGTGGGCGGCGACCCCGTGCACGCCGACGCGGTGATCGTCGCGGTCGGCCCCGAGCACGTCGCGAGCCTCGCCGACGTGCGTGCGCCCGCGACGCGCGGCCTGCAGACGTGGTGGCTCGACGCGCCCGCCTCGCCGACGCGGTCGCGCATGCTGCACCTCGACGGCACGCGCTCGGGTCCCGTGCTGCACGCGGCCGTCGTCTCCGGCACGGCGCCCACGTACGCGCCGCGCGGCCGCTTCCTCGTCGAGGCGACGTGCCTGCTCGGGTCGGCGACCGAGGCCGACGTGCGCGCGCAACTGCGCCTCGTGTGGGGCGCGGAGGTGGAGACGTGGCGTCTGCTGCGTCGCGACGACGTGCGCCACGCGCTGCCTGCGCAGGCGCCGCCGCTGCGCACGACGACGCGCGCGCGGGTCGGGGAGCGCACCTACGTCGCGGGCGACCACCGCGACACCGCCTCGATCCAGGGCGCCCTCGCGTCGGGCGATCGCGTCGCGCGCAGGGTGCTCGCCGACCTCGACGCCTGA
- a CDS encoding MFS transporter, with protein sequence MRRFGHVLVNTLVANVTTSFLWFALTFWVYLETRSVLATGIIGGAYMLLIAFFAMLFGTIVDRHRKHTVMVLSSVVTLASFSIAGVLYLLFPESSLLDLGGPWFWIFSGIILFGAVVENMRNIALSTTVTLLVPEHRRANANGLVGTVQGVAFMITSVFSGLAIGFLGMGVTLGIAAVATGVALAHLLFVRIPEAQPEADGEARPAVDLRGAITAVRAAPGLFALILFSTFNNLFGGVYMALMDPYGLELFPVELWGIVLGVASTGFIVGGAIIAKTGLGRNPIRTMLLIVVGMGLLGALFTIREWWLLFAIGIWAWMAMVPAVEAAEQTVIQKVVPFQRQGRVFGFAQAFEAAAAPITSFLIAPIAEFAIIPYMASERGRSSFGWLLGDGDARGIALVFLVAGLLTMVLAVGAFLTRSYRTLSAQYEGQTESVSVADGAGAEPAAEQVDPRR encoded by the coding sequence ATGCGCCGCTTCGGCCACGTGCTCGTCAACACGCTCGTCGCCAACGTCACGACGAGCTTCCTCTGGTTCGCGCTCACGTTCTGGGTGTACCTCGAGACGCGCTCGGTGCTCGCGACCGGCATCATCGGCGGCGCGTACATGCTGCTCATCGCGTTCTTCGCGATGCTCTTCGGCACGATCGTCGACCGGCATCGCAAGCACACGGTCATGGTGCTGTCGAGCGTCGTGACGCTCGCGTCGTTCTCGATCGCGGGCGTGCTGTACCTGCTCTTCCCCGAGTCGTCGCTGCTCGACCTCGGCGGCCCGTGGTTCTGGATCTTCTCGGGCATCATCCTCTTCGGCGCCGTCGTCGAGAACATGCGCAACATCGCGCTGTCGACCACGGTGACGCTGCTCGTGCCCGAGCATCGCCGCGCCAACGCCAACGGCCTCGTCGGCACGGTGCAGGGCGTCGCGTTCATGATCACGAGCGTCTTCTCGGGCCTCGCGATCGGCTTCCTCGGCATGGGCGTCACGCTCGGCATCGCCGCCGTCGCGACGGGCGTCGCGCTCGCGCACCTGCTGTTCGTGCGCATCCCCGAGGCGCAGCCCGAGGCCGACGGCGAGGCACGCCCGGCCGTCGACCTGCGCGGGGCGATCACGGCCGTGCGCGCGGCGCCGGGACTGTTCGCGCTCATCCTCTTCTCGACGTTCAACAACCTGTTCGGCGGCGTCTACATGGCGCTCATGGACCCGTACGGCCTCGAGCTGTTCCCCGTCGAGCTGTGGGGCATCGTGCTCGGCGTCGCGTCGACGGGCTTCATCGTCGGTGGCGCGATCATCGCCAAGACGGGCCTCGGTCGCAATCCCATCCGCACGATGCTCCTCATCGTCGTCGGCATGGGCCTGCTCGGCGCGCTCTTCACGATCCGCGAGTGGTGGCTGCTGTTCGCGATCGGCATCTGGGCGTGGATGGCGATGGTGCCGGCCGTCGAGGCGGCCGAGCAGACCGTCATCCAGAAGGTCGTGCCCTTCCAGCGGCAGGGTCGCGTGTTCGGCTTCGCGCAGGCGTTCGAGGCTGCCGCGGCACCCATCACGTCGTTCCTCATCGCGCCGATCGCGGAGTTCGCGATCATCCCGTACATGGCGAGCGAGCGCGGCCGGTCGTCGTTCGGCTGGCTGCTCGGCGACGGCGACGCGCGCGGCATCGCGCTCGTGTTCCTCGTCGCGGGACTGCTCACGATGGTGCTGGCGGTCGGCGCGTTCCTCACGCGCTCGTACCGCACGCTCTCGGCGCAGTACGAGGGGCAGACGGAGTCGGTCTCCGTCGCCGACGGTGCGGGCGCCGAGCCGGCGGCCGAGCAGGTCGACCCCCGGCGCTGA
- a CDS encoding ACP S-malonyltransferase: MIVVVAPGQGSQTPGFLAPWIEDAAARTRLEQLGEAAGVDLVTHGTESDAETIKDTQVAQPLIVAAGILTLDALLGEAGRREAVGGIAGHSVGEITAAVGAGVLEPLDAMALVGERGRAMADAAAQVSSGMAAVLGGDADALEARLAQTGLSPANYNGGGQIVVAGSIEGIEALKAEPPAGARVIPLQTAGAFHTTYMAPAVEHLRAKAAETSAAVPTLRLWTNADGSEVVDGRAYLDLIVGQVANPVRWDLCMDAFLAAGVTGVIELAPAGALVGLAKRGMKGVPSVAVKTPADLAAAIELLETA; this comes from the coding sequence GTGATCGTCGTCGTGGCTCCAGGACAAGGCTCGCAGACCCCGGGGTTCCTCGCCCCGTGGATCGAGGATGCCGCCGCCCGCACCCGGCTCGAGCAGCTGGGCGAGGCCGCAGGCGTCGACCTCGTGACCCACGGCACCGAGTCGGATGCCGAGACCATCAAGGACACGCAGGTCGCGCAGCCGCTCATCGTGGCCGCAGGCATCCTCACGCTCGACGCCCTGCTGGGCGAGGCGGGCCGCCGCGAGGCCGTGGGCGGCATCGCCGGCCACTCCGTCGGCGAGATCACGGCAGCGGTCGGCGCCGGCGTGCTCGAGCCGCTCGACGCCATGGCGCTCGTCGGCGAGCGCGGCCGCGCGATGGCCGACGCCGCGGCGCAGGTCTCCTCGGGCATGGCCGCGGTGCTCGGCGGCGACGCCGACGCGCTCGAGGCACGCCTCGCCCAGACGGGTCTCTCCCCCGCGAACTACAACGGGGGCGGGCAGATCGTCGTCGCCGGCTCCATCGAGGGCATCGAGGCGCTCAAGGCCGAGCCGCCCGCCGGTGCTCGCGTCATCCCGCTGCAGACCGCAGGCGCGTTCCACACGACGTACATGGCCCCCGCCGTCGAGCACCTGCGCGCCAAGGCGGCCGAGACGTCGGCCGCCGTGCCGACGCTGCGGCTCTGGACCAACGCCGACGGCTCCGAGGTCGTCGACGGCCGCGCCTACCTCGACCTCATCGTCGGCCAGGTCGCCAACCCCGTGCGCTGGGACCTGTGCATGGACGCATTCCTCGCCGCCGGCGTCACGGGCGTCATCGAGCTCGCCCCCGCGGGTGCGCTCGTGGGCCTCGCCAAGCGCGGCATGAAGGGCGTGCCCTCGGTCGCCGTGAAGACGCCCGCCGACCTCGCCGCCGCCATCGAGCTGCTGGAGACCGCATGA
- a CDS encoding acyl carrier protein, with amino-acid sequence MALTNDEVLAGLAELVNDETGISVENVQLEKSFTDDLDIDSISMMTIVVNAEEKFDVKIPDDEVKNLKTVGDAVTFITNAQS; translated from the coding sequence ATGGCACTGACCAACGATGAGGTCCTCGCCGGGCTCGCAGAGCTCGTCAACGACGAGACCGGCATCTCGGTCGAGAACGTCCAGCTCGAGAAGTCGTTCACGGACGACCTGGACATCGACTCCATCTCGATGATGACGATCGTCGTCAACGCCGAGGAGAAGTTCGACGTGAAGATCCCCGACGACGAGGTCAAGAACCTCAAGACCGTCGGCGACGCTGTCACGTTCATCACGAACGCGCAGTCCTGA
- a CDS encoding beta-ketoacyl-[acyl-carrier-protein] synthase family protein, whose amino-acid sequence MTKKIVVTGIGATTPLAGTIHETWDALLAGASGARSLEHPWVAELELPVTFAAEAAVRPDTVLERPVAKRLDPSSQLALVAAKEAWEDAGSPDVAPERLGVDWATGIGGVWTLLDAWDTLREKGPRRVLPMTVPMLMPNAPSAAVSMHFEARAYARTVASACASSTESIAMAYEHLQAGVADVVIAGGSESAIHPITIASFASMQALSRRNDDPAHASRPYDVNRDGFVMGEGGAALVLETEEHALARGARIYAELAGGGVTADSYHITAPEPEGLGASRAVLAALEQAGASVDDVTHINAHATSTPVGDVAEVKALRRVFGERALEIPVSATKGAHGHLLGGTGALEAAFTVLALHHRLAPPTINVEEQDPEAPLSISSTPVELGSGAQLAISNSFGFGGHNAVAAFRSI is encoded by the coding sequence ATGACGAAGAAGATCGTCGTCACCGGCATCGGCGCGACGACGCCGCTGGCCGGGACCATCCACGAGACCTGGGATGCGCTGCTCGCCGGCGCGTCCGGCGCACGCTCGCTCGAGCACCCCTGGGTCGCCGAGCTCGAGCTGCCCGTCACGTTCGCCGCCGAGGCGGCCGTGCGCCCCGACACCGTGCTCGAGCGCCCCGTCGCGAAGCGCCTCGACCCCTCGAGCCAGCTCGCGCTCGTCGCCGCCAAGGAGGCGTGGGAGGACGCGGGATCGCCCGACGTCGCCCCCGAGCGCCTCGGCGTCGACTGGGCCACCGGCATCGGCGGCGTCTGGACGCTGCTCGACGCGTGGGACACGCTGCGCGAGAAGGGCCCCCGCCGGGTCCTCCCCATGACCGTGCCCATGCTCATGCCCAACGCACCGTCGGCTGCCGTCTCGATGCACTTCGAGGCCCGCGCCTACGCCCGCACCGTCGCATCCGCCTGCGCGTCGTCGACCGAGTCGATCGCCATGGCGTACGAGCACCTGCAGGCGGGCGTCGCCGACGTCGTCATCGCCGGCGGCTCGGAGTCGGCCATCCACCCGATCACGATCGCGTCGTTCGCGTCGATGCAGGCGCTGTCGCGCCGCAACGACGACCCGGCGCACGCATCGCGTCCGTACGACGTCAACCGCGACGGCTTCGTCATGGGCGAGGGCGGCGCGGCGCTCGTGCTCGAGACCGAGGAGCACGCGCTCGCACGCGGCGCCCGCATCTACGCGGAGCTCGCGGGCGGCGGCGTCACGGCCGACTCGTACCACATCACCGCTCCCGAGCCCGAGGGCCTCGGCGCCAGCCGCGCCGTGCTCGCCGCGCTCGAGCAGGCGGGCGCGTCGGTCGACGACGTCACGCACATCAACGCCCACGCCACGTCGACGCCCGTCGGCGACGTCGCCGAGGTGAAGGCGCTGCGTCGCGTGTTCGGCGAGCGCGCGCTCGAGATCCCCGTCTCGGCCACGAAGGGCGCCCACGGGCACCTGCTCGGCGGCACGGGTGCGCTCGAGGCCGCGTTCACGGTGCTCGCGCTGCACCACCGCCTCGCTCCCCCGACGATCAACGTCGAGGAGCAGGACCCCGAGGCGCCGCTGTCGATCTCGTCGACGCCCGTCGAGCTCGGCTCGGGCGCGCAGCTGGCGATCTCGAACTCGTTCGGCTTCGGCGGGCACAACGCCGTGGCGGCGTTCCGCTCGATCTGA